The following are encoded together in the Diabrotica undecimpunctata isolate CICGRU chromosome 7, icDiaUnde3, whole genome shotgun sequence genome:
- the LOC140444906 gene encoding 26S proteasome non-ATPase regulatory subunit 5 — protein MASREDWSAEKQSKLLQEEQRVSVLNEIKDHLISIPQSEASKVANSFNIPLVFDCLNNSNTEEVDLACEVLSLFMNNLSIGESTNKYDVPLERALHHPYPGVKIMALNEIHRNVLKEEGLINVCRRISLLSSVIQCVGDSELAVAQEAAKIVSDVGISDLGLKVLVSRDIVKEIQEVMCINELARLRVYEIVVNISKESEGNLELLKSTGIVSQILEELNNNDVLLKMNIVELITQLGLNIHGYNYLEQNGVLSKLFAIVEDDEDQMTVKFCEPGILKFFGHMAHWKPTELLLKYPKIFDRLFANIESGDLTIVGITLDTLGIIGVTTEGKCALKSTGNKITYALKTIMKLLTSFPTDIKLRALKCIENLLSASGPQPIVSQITMKWFSLLTDQPMEVIVKYAKNPFSEIKLAGLGIVQTMASQQWGQEEIKNSPGLVEYLLDRNIEVIKECKEIKYEIIKLLSSSIIFDEFTLKRLQKYVKEGPFYVEAITEIAFESNE, from the exons ATGGCATCCCGGGAAGATTGGTCAGCAGAAAAGCAATCAAAACTTTTACAAGAAGAACAGAGGGTTTCGGTTTTAAATGAAATTAAGGATCATTTAATATCAATTCCACAGTCGGAAGCTTCTAAAGTTGCCAATAGTTTTAACATACCTCTGGTCTTTGACTGTTTAAATAATTCCAATAC AGAAGAAGTTGATCTAGCATGCGAAGTCCTTAGTTTGTTTATGAACAACTTAAGCATTGGAGAGAGCACAAATAAATATGATGTACCATTAGAAAGAGCTTTACACCATCCTTATCCAGGCGTAAAAATTATGGCTCTCAATGAAATTCACAGAAACGTATTAAAAGAAGAAGGTCTTATAAATGTGTGTCGAAGAATTTCCTTGTTAAGTAGTGTAATCCAATGTGTTGGAGACAGTGAATTAGCAGTTGCTCAAGAAGCTGCAAAAATTGTTTCAGATGTTGGTATTTCAGATTTAGGCTTAAAAGTTTTGGTTTCTCGTGATATTGTTAAGGAGATACAAGAGGTTATGTGTATAAATGAACTTGCAAGGCTTAGAGTATATGAG atagtTGTCAATATTTCTAAGGAATCCGAAGGTAATTTGGAGTTACTAAAATCGACAGGCATTGTATCCCAAATTTTAGAAGAACTGAACAATAATGATGTGTTACTGAAAATGAATATTGTGGAACTTATTACTCAGCTTGGATTGAATATACATGGTTACAATTACCTAGAACAAAATGGAGTTTTAAGCAAACTGTTTGCAATAGTTGAAGATGATGAAGATCAAATGACTGTGAAGTTTTGTGAACCAG gtattttaaaattttttggacACATGGCTCACTGGAAGCCCACTGAATTGCTACTAAAATACCCTAAAATATTTGACAGACTATTTGCCAATATTGAAAGTGGTGATCTAACGATAGTAGGCATTACCTTAGATACACTAGGTATTATAGGAGTAACCACCGAAGGAAAATGTGCCTTAAAATCTACAG GAAACAAAATTACCTATGCTCTAAAAACCATCATGAAATTGTTAACCTCATTTCCAACTGACATAAAGCTTAGAGCCTTGAAATGCATAGAGAATCTTTTGTCAGCATCTGGTCCCCAACCTATTGTGAGCCAGATAACAATGAAATGGTTTTCTTTACTGACTGACCAGCCAATGGAAGTTATTGTGAAATATGCTAAAAATCCTTTTTCTGAAATAAAGTTAGCTGGTCTGGGAATTGTACAAACCATGGCCTCACAACAGTGGGGACAAGAGGAAATAAAAAATAGTCCAG GACTTGTTGAATACCTTTTGGATAGAAACATTGAAGTGATTAAAGAgtgtaaagaaataaaatacgAAATCATTAAGCTTTTGTCTAGCAGTatcatttttgatgaatttaCTTTAAAAAGGCTACAGAAATATGTTAAAGAAGGACCTTTTTATGTGGAAGCTATTACAGAAATTGCATTTGAAAGCAATGAATAA